Proteins encoded within one genomic window of Pararhizobium capsulatum DSM 1112:
- a CDS encoding TIGR02300 family protein, which translates to MAKAELGTKRIDPETGRKFYDLNKDPIVSPYTGKSYPLSFFEETSVAKVLEKAEEEDVQEVDTENTEVELVSLEEADEANSGDDIPDLGDDDVEIEGDDDDTFLEEDEDDDDDGLSDLIGVSDDDDEV; encoded by the coding sequence GTGGCAAAAGCGGAACTTGGAACCAAGCGTATCGATCCGGAAACGGGCCGTAAGTTTTACGATCTGAACAAGGACCCGATCGTTTCTCCCTATACCGGCAAGTCCTATCCGCTGTCCTTCTTCGAAGAGACGTCGGTTGCCAAGGTCCTTGAAAAGGCCGAGGAAGAGGACGTGCAGGAAGTCGATACCGAGAACACTGAAGTCGAACTGGTTTCGCTGGAGGAGGCCGACGAAGCCAATAGCGGCGACGACATTCCGGACCTGGGCGATGACGACGTCGAGATCGAAGGCGACGACGACGACACCTTCCTCGAAGAAGACGAAGACGACGATGATGACGGCTTGTCCGACCTGATCGGCGTTTCGGACGACGACGACGAAGTCTAA
- the cmk gene encoding (d)CMP kinase, whose amino-acid sequence MIIAIDGPAAAGKGTLSRRIAAEYGFHHLDTGLTYRATAKALLDAGLPLDNEPVAEKMALEVELAGLDREVLSAHDIGEAASKIAVMPSVRGALVEAQRAFATRKPGAVLDGRDIGTVVCPDAPVKLYVTASPEVRARRRFDEMVGNGVPADYLAVLADIRKRDERDMGRSDSPLRPAEDAHLLDTSEMSIEAAFLAAKVLIDAALNK is encoded by the coding sequence ATGATCATCGCCATCGACGGACCCGCTGCGGCCGGAAAGGGAACACTTTCACGCCGGATCGCCGCCGAATACGGCTTTCATCATCTCGATACCGGCCTCACCTATCGCGCCACTGCCAAGGCACTGCTCGATGCGGGGCTACCACTCGACAACGAGCCGGTCGCGGAGAAGATGGCGCTTGAGGTGGAGCTCGCAGGTCTCGACCGCGAGGTGCTCTCGGCCCATGATATCGGTGAGGCTGCCTCCAAGATCGCGGTCATGCCCTCCGTACGAGGTGCGCTCGTCGAGGCGCAACGTGCCTTTGCAACCCGCAAGCCAGGTGCCGTGCTCGACGGCCGCGATATCGGCACGGTCGTTTGCCCCGATGCGCCGGTAAAGCTCTACGTGACGGCTTCTCCCGAAGTGCGCGCTCGGCGGCGTTTCGACGAAATGGTCGGAAATGGCGTTCCGGCTGATTATCTGGCCGTTCTGGCCGATATCCGGAAGCGCGACGAGCGCGACATGGGCCGTTCCGACAGCCCGCTTCGCCCGGCTGAAGACGCGCACTTGCTTGATACGTCCGAAATGAGTATAGAGGCCGCATTCTTGGCGGCGAAGGTCCTCATCGACGCTGCATTGAACAAATAG
- the rpsA gene encoding 30S ribosomal protein S1: protein MSQANPTRDDFAALLQESFATQDLAEGYVTKGIVTAIEKDVAIVDVGLKVEGRIALKEFGAKAKDGTLKVGDEVEVYVERIENALGEAVLSREKARREESWVRLEVKFEAGERVEGVIFNQVKGGFTVDLDGAVAFLPRSQVDIRPIRDVTPLMHNPQPFEILKMDKRRGNIVVSRRTVLEESRAEQRSEIVQNLEEGQVVDGVVKNITDYGAFVDLGGIDGLLHVTDMAWRRVNHPSEILSIGQQVKVQIIRINQETHRISLGMKQLESDPWDGIGAKYPVGKKISGTVTNITDYGAFVELEPGIEGLIHISEMSWTKKNVHPGKILSTTQEVDVVVLEVDPTKRRISLGLKQTLENPWQAFAHSHPAGTEVEGEVKNKTEFGLFIGLDGDVDGMVHLSDLDWNRPGEQVIEEFNKGDVVKAVVLDVDVDKERISLGIKQLGKDSVGEAAASGDLRKNAVVSCEILAINDGGIEVKLVNHEDITSFIRRADLSRDRDEQRPERFSVGQVVDARVTNFSKKDRKVMLSIKALEIAEEKEAVAQFGSSDSGASLGDILGAALKNRSGE from the coding sequence ATGTCTCAAGCCAATCCCACCCGCGACGATTTCGCCGCGCTGCTGCAGGAATCCTTTGCCACGCAGGATCTTGCCGAAGGCTACGTTACCAAGGGTATCGTCACCGCCATCGAAAAGGACGTCGCGATCGTCGACGTCGGTCTGAAGGTCGAAGGCCGCATCGCGCTCAAGGAATTCGGCGCCAAGGCCAAGGACGGCACGCTGAAGGTCGGCGACGAAGTCGAAGTCTATGTCGAGCGCATCGAAAATGCACTTGGCGAAGCTGTTCTGTCGCGCGAGAAGGCTCGCCGCGAAGAGAGCTGGGTTCGTCTCGAAGTCAAGTTCGAAGCCGGCGAACGCGTCGAAGGCGTCATCTTCAACCAGGTCAAGGGTGGTTTCACCGTCGATCTGGATGGTGCCGTTGCCTTCCTTCCGCGCTCCCAGGTCGACATCCGTCCGATCCGCGACGTTACCCCGCTGATGCACAACCCGCAGCCCTTCGAAATCCTCAAGATGGACAAGCGTCGCGGCAACATCGTCGTATCGCGTCGTACGGTTCTTGAAGAGAGCCGCGCTGAGCAGCGTTCGGAAATCGTTCAGAACCTTGAAGAAGGTCAGGTTGTTGACGGCGTCGTCAAGAACATCACCGATTACGGTGCGTTCGTTGACCTCGGCGGCATCGACGGCCTGCTGCACGTTACCGACATGGCATGGCGCCGCGTCAACCATCCGTCGGAGATCCTGTCCATCGGCCAGCAGGTCAAGGTTCAGATCATCCGTATCAACCAGGAAACCCACCGCATCTCGCTCGGCATGAAGCAGCTCGAGTCGGATCCGTGGGATGGCATCGGTGCCAAGTACCCGGTCGGCAAGAAGATCTCCGGTACTGTCACCAACATCACCGACTACGGCGCATTCGTAGAGCTGGAGCCGGGCATCGAAGGCCTGATCCACATCTCCGAAATGTCCTGGACCAAGAAGAACGTACATCCCGGCAAGATCCTGTCCACGACGCAGGAAGTCGACGTTGTCGTTCTCGAAGTTGACCCGACCAAGCGCCGCATCTCGCTCGGCCTCAAGCAGACGCTTGAGAACCCGTGGCAGGCCTTCGCGCACAGCCATCCGGCTGGCACGGAAGTTGAAGGCGAAGTCAAGAACAAGACCGAATTCGGTCTGTTCATCGGTCTCGACGGCGATGTTGACGGCATGGTGCACCTCTCCGACCTCGACTGGAACCGTCCGGGCGAACAGGTCATCGAAGAGTTCAACAAGGGCGACGTCGTCAAGGCTGTCGTTTTGGATGTGGACGTCGACAAGGAGCGCATCTCGCTCGGCATCAAGCAGCTTGGCAAGGACTCGGTTGGCGAAGCAGCGGCTTCCGGCGACCTGCGCAAGAATGCTGTCGTTTCGTGCGAAATCCTCGCCATCAACGACGGTGGCATCGAAGTGAAGCTTGTCAACCACGAAGACATCACCTCGTTCATCCGCCGTGCCGATCTGTCGCGTGACCGCGACGAGCAGCGTCCGGAGCGTTTCTCCGTTGGTCAGGTTGTCGACGCCCGCGTCACCAACTTCTCCAAGAAGGATCGCAAGGTCATGCTGTCGATCAAGGCTCTGGAAATCGCTGAAGAGAAGGAAGCCGTCGCACAGTTCGGTTCGTCCGACTCCGGCGCTTCCCTCGGCGACATCCTCGGCGCGGCTCTGAAGAACCGTTCGGGCGAATAA
- a CDS encoding nucleoside deaminase produces the protein MTERNETYELLDALLAAMESGIIPATEAGVAAGNKIFGAALMRKSDYSTVLVETNNETENPLWHGEVHTLKRFYEMTQSDRPASRELIFLSTHEPCSMCLSAITWAGFDNFYYFFSHEDSRDAFSIPHDLKILKEVFTLEPGGYNKANAFWKGQSIHNLIERIAEPERKHLRERAEAISRKYDALSATYQSGKDANAIPLN, from the coding sequence ATGACTGAACGAAACGAAACCTATGAGCTGCTCGACGCGCTGCTTGCCGCGATGGAAAGCGGCATCATACCCGCCACCGAGGCCGGTGTTGCCGCGGGCAACAAAATCTTCGGCGCCGCGCTCATGAGGAAGTCTGATTATTCGACGGTTCTCGTCGAGACGAACAATGAAACGGAAAATCCGCTCTGGCATGGCGAAGTGCACACGCTGAAGCGCTTCTACGAGATGACGCAATCCGACCGTCCCGCCTCCCGCGAGCTCATCTTTCTATCGACGCACGAGCCTTGCTCGATGTGTCTTTCGGCGATTACCTGGGCGGGTTTCGATAACTTCTACTACTTCTTCAGCCACGAGGATTCCCGCGACGCCTTTTCCATTCCGCACGATCTCAAGATCCTGAAGGAAGTCTTCACCCTGGAGCCGGGCGGCTACAACAAGGCAAACGCCTTCTGGAAGGGCCAGTCGATCCACAATCTGATCGAGCGTATTGCGGAGCCAGAGCGCAAGCATCTGAGGGAACGCGCCGAGGCGATCAGCCGCAAATACGACGCGCTTTCCGCGACCTATCAGTCCGGCAAGGATGCCAACGCCATTCCGCTGAACTGA
- a CDS encoding nucleobase:cation symporter-2 family protein: MANITEEKASYLCPEDERLSIGANIAYGLQHVLTMYGGIVAVPLILGQAAGLSANDTGLLITASLFAGGLATILQTMGLPFFGSRLPLVQGVSFSGVSTMIAIAGSGGIQSVLGAVIVASLIGLLITPVFSRITRFFPPLVTGIVITTIGLTLMPVAAFWAMGGNRASPDFGSPANIQLSAVTLLIVLLLSKLGSASISRLSILLALIIGTGIAYVVGMTNFSQVTNGPLVALPAVFHFGYPTFEIAAIISMFIVIMVTLVETSADILAVGEIVGTKVDSRRLGDGLRADMLSSIVAPVFGSFTQSAFAQNVGLVAVTGVKSRFVVATGGIFLVALGLLPVMGRVAAAIPSSVLGGAGIVLFGTVAASGIRTLSKVDYNNNMNLVIVATSIGFGMIPIASPGFYEHFPGWVATIFHSGISSAALMAIALNLLFNHLTLGNSDQQSVFVAGTERTIRYQDIARLHDGDYFLNGKLYDAKGAEVQLIPAEAH, from the coding sequence TTGGCAAACATAACAGAGGAAAAAGCATCATACCTATGTCCGGAAGACGAGAGGCTCAGCATTGGAGCCAATATCGCCTACGGACTTCAACATGTCCTTACAATGTATGGCGGCATCGTTGCCGTTCCGCTCATTCTGGGTCAAGCCGCAGGGCTGAGTGCCAACGATACGGGTCTGTTGATCACCGCGTCGCTGTTTGCCGGCGGGCTCGCCACGATCCTGCAGACCATGGGCTTGCCGTTCTTCGGCAGCCGCTTGCCGCTTGTGCAGGGTGTCTCGTTCTCCGGGGTTTCGACGATGATCGCCATTGCCGGTAGCGGTGGCATACAGTCCGTGCTAGGCGCTGTGATCGTGGCATCACTGATCGGCTTGCTGATCACGCCGGTCTTTTCGCGCATTACCCGCTTCTTTCCACCCCTCGTTACCGGCATCGTGATTACCACAATCGGCCTGACGCTGATGCCCGTCGCCGCCTTCTGGGCCATGGGCGGCAACCGCGCCTCGCCCGACTTCGGCAGTCCGGCCAACATCCAGCTCTCGGCGGTGACACTGCTCATCGTGCTGCTGCTCAGCAAGCTCGGCAGCGCTTCGATCTCGAGACTGTCGATCCTGCTCGCCCTCATCATCGGCACGGGCATCGCCTATGTCGTGGGCATGACCAATTTCTCGCAGGTCACCAACGGGCCACTCGTTGCGCTGCCCGCCGTTTTCCACTTCGGTTATCCCACGTTCGAGATCGCGGCTATCATTTCGATGTTCATCGTCATTATGGTAACCTTGGTCGAGACCTCGGCGGATATCCTTGCAGTCGGCGAGATCGTCGGTACGAAGGTGGATTCCCGTCGTCTTGGTGACGGCCTTCGCGCCGATATGCTGTCCAGCATCGTCGCGCCCGTCTTCGGTTCCTTCACGCAGAGCGCCTTTGCCCAGAATGTCGGTCTGGTTGCCGTCACCGGCGTCAAGAGCCGTTTCGTGGTGGCCACCGGCGGCATTTTCCTGGTCGCCCTTGGCCTGCTACCGGTCATGGGCCGGGTCGCCGCGGCAATTCCAAGCTCGGTCCTCGGCGGCGCCGGCATCGTGCTGTTCGGCACGGTTGCCGCCAGCGGCATCCGCACGCTGTCGAAGGTCGACTACAACAACAATATGAATCTGGTCATCGTGGCCACCTCGATCGGCTTCGGCATGATACCGATCGCGTCTCCCGGCTTCTACGAGCATTTTCCGGGCTGGGTTGCGACCATCTTCCACTCCGGCATCAGTTCCGCCGCGCTGATGGCAATCGCTCTCAATCTGCTGTTCAACCACCTCACCTTGGGGAATTCGGACCAGCAGTCGGTCTTCGTGGCAGGAACAGAGCGGACAATTCGCTATCAGGACATCGCCCGTCTGCATGACGGCGATTATTTCCTGAACGGCAAGCTCTACGACGCCAAGGGCGCCGAGGTGCAGCTGATCCCAGCGGAAGCCCATTGA
- a CDS encoding nicotinate phosphoribosyltransferase, with translation MDFGNPILNTDSYKFGHFLQYPPGTRAISSYIETRGQPDEADVLFFGLQMFLKDYLARPVTRADVDEAEAIVTAHGQPFDRDGWLHIVERFGGYLPLRIEALPEGTLVRRGVPLVQVVNTDPRCFWLTSHIETALLRAVWYPSTVASQIRKLKRILQPMLEKTADNPEAVLPFSLHDFGARGATSMEQAGLGGAAHLVHFRATDTMTGILYARRYYDAAMAGLSMPASEHSTMTTWRVGGETRAYANMVDHFAAKGSVSVVSDSFDINYAVTEIWGKELREKVKASGGRVVIRPDSGDPIETPVHVVRQLDYHFGSTLNGKGYKVLHPSVRVLQGDGLSSADMGQILGRLEAFGFSAENISFAMGSGILQKVNRDTYSFAMKANGRMDDKGRWHDVFKRPATMNVKASKAGRQAVVNTALGLEAVRLADLGDRHNHLIPIWENGRLLKDWSLAEVRERAR, from the coding sequence ATGGACTTCGGCAACCCAATCCTGAACACCGACAGTTACAAGTTCGGGCATTTTCTACAATATCCGCCGGGAACCCGGGCCATCTCCTCCTACATTGAGACCCGTGGTCAGCCCGACGAGGCGGATGTGTTGTTCTTCGGGCTGCAGATGTTCCTCAAGGACTATCTCGCACGCCCGGTGACGCGCGCCGATGTCGATGAAGCGGAAGCGATTGTCACCGCCCATGGTCAACCTTTCGACCGCGACGGATGGCTCCATATCGTTGAGCGGTTTGGTGGCTATCTGCCGCTTCGGATCGAAGCATTGCCGGAAGGAACGCTGGTGCGGCGCGGCGTTCCGCTCGTCCAGGTCGTTAATACCGATCCGCGATGCTTTTGGTTGACCTCCCATATCGAGACCGCATTGCTGCGCGCCGTCTGGTATCCGTCCACCGTCGCCAGCCAGATCCGCAAGCTGAAGCGTATCCTCCAGCCGATGCTGGAAAAAACAGCTGACAATCCCGAGGCCGTGCTGCCCTTCAGCCTTCATGATTTTGGCGCACGCGGCGCAACCTCCATGGAGCAGGCAGGCCTCGGCGGGGCGGCCCACCTCGTGCATTTCCGCGCCACCGACACGATGACCGGCATCCTCTATGCCCGACGCTATTACGATGCGGCGATGGCCGGTCTCTCCATGCCCGCGTCCGAGCACTCGACGATGACCACCTGGCGCGTGGGCGGAGAAACCCGCGCCTATGCCAACATGGTCGATCATTTCGCGGCCAAAGGCAGCGTGTCCGTCGTTTCCGACAGCTTTGACATCAACTACGCCGTCACCGAGATCTGGGGCAAGGAACTGAGGGAAAAGGTAAAGGCCAGCGGCGGCCGCGTCGTCATTCGCCCCGACAGCGGCGATCCGATCGAAACGCCCGTGCATGTGGTGCGCCAGCTCGATTATCATTTCGGCTCCACGCTGAACGGCAAGGGATACAAGGTGCTGCATCCCTCCGTCCGGGTGCTGCAGGGGGATGGCCTGTCTTCTGCCGACATGGGGCAGATCCTCGGCCGGCTGGAAGCGTTTGGCTTCTCGGCGGAAAACATCTCCTTTGCCATGGGGTCGGGCATCCTGCAGAAGGTGAACCGCGATACCTATTCCTTTGCCATGAAGGCGAACGGTCGAATGGACGACAAGGGCCGCTGGCACGATGTCTTCAAGCGACCTGCGACGATGAATGTGAAGGCTTCTAAGGCAGGGCGGCAGGCTGTCGTGAACACTGCCCTTGGGCTTGAGGCCGTGCGGCTTGCCGACCTCGGCGACCGCCACAACCACCTTATCCCTATCTGGGAAAATGGCCGATTGCTCAAGGACTGGAGCCTTGCGGAGGTGCGCGAACGCGCCCGCTGA
- a CDS encoding DUF6665 family protein, translating into MTVRPPQALAPSFSRNSGLNLLEYELMSERADSLGRHGLKVEKAIAALAAIDLHTPPERREALLNEAADVVWAFFIQREICGLRSNRDAIQRYGIPKQVIARLGIVRPKSI; encoded by the coding sequence ATGACGGTTCGCCCACCGCAGGCGCTTGCACCTTCCTTCAGCCGTAACAGCGGGCTGAACCTGCTCGAATACGAGCTGATGTCCGAGCGGGCCGATTCGCTTGGCCGCCATGGCCTGAAAGTGGAAAAGGCGATTGCCGCTCTCGCCGCGATTGACCTGCACACCCCGCCGGAGCGGCGCGAGGCACTGTTGAATGAAGCGGCAGATGTCGTCTGGGCGTTCTTCATTCAGCGCGAAATCTGTGGCCTGCGTTCAAATCGCGATGCCATCCAGCGCTATGGCATCCCTAAACAAGTGATTGCCCGACTTGGGATCGTGCGACCGAAGTCGATCTAG